ttgtttcatTCAGCATATACATTTATGAAATTCATGTTGGAGTTAACATTGTGACAGTTCAGTTTTCATCATGAGTAATCAGGTGGACATATCTATATCTGTTTATAGCTGCTTCATAACACAATCCCTTTCCACTTGGTCACATGGAGACCAACCCTCCCCCCCTCATCCCCATCCCAAGATCTCCATTAACAAAAGAggagaacaaagaaaaagaaaaaaatcaaaaaggggaaaaatatatatgaatacTTTTATAAGCATATTCACATATATTCATAAACGTATAAATACAATGCATCCCTTCATGTTAATGAAACAAGAACAGCATATTTGACTCATTAGTGTGTATTTTATTCTCTTACTAATTAGTAGTCGATAATGATTCAATTATAGCTAGTGTCTCTGGCCAAGATGGGATGATTAATATCAGTTCTTTGCTGAACCAaatagggctgggcaataattcaataatgataattatcaagatataatttttctcaatataaatatgacaaatgtttgataaaaatgtgacataaataaacctgtaattacaccccccaatcACTGGAAAGGGAGAGGGGCGTCAGTGAGCCTTAAACGCGAGTTGCCACCCAatattagacagaagaagactgcatttaacagccaatcatgtcgcagggtgagaggtaggcggggcgtaaagacgtttggagaggaatgtaaacacagctgaaacccttagtaatcttaaagtgGAGTAAACagctcaaaacaatactctatgaactgatacacagaatacaatttgatatattatggaaataacctcaacctgagaaaaataagaatctacaaactaaaacgtcacaaaaatctcatcttacattaaaggcctgcttcctgttagcaccgtcagaaatgatggattcaagaagttcatcagaaaactaaatccagatacaaactaacaaactgtctggattcttcaactttcactcaggagcaaaaatctgactttaaacctaaattaaaatgaaatattgatttgatatttatcgtgataataaacgatatcgactgatattaaatattttatcgtgataacatcattttcaacatcgcccagctctagaaccaaaatatatatttccttttaaatcataaattacaaccccaattccccAAAGTTTGGACTAAGCCCCTAACTTAAGTTGAAAATAAAGCAAGACAACATATCCAATGTTAAAATAGATAAGTGTAAATgttttttacaaaaaagctcattttaaaattgatGCCAACAGCAACACACTttaaatatctatatatatttaaatacctAGGAGCACACATTCACAAGGACCTGACATGGGCCAGCGATTACTCTGGGCTCAGGCCCCACTCCTTAGGGATTTTCTACCAGGGCATCATAGAGAGCCTCCTGAAAGGCTGCTTGTGTCAGTATGGACTGCAAAGCACTCAAGAGGGAGCCTGCCACATCACTGGCTGGGATTTGCCCAGCTAGCAGGAGCTGTACGTCCAGGAAGTCCAGAAAGGTCATCAAGACTTTTGAAAAGTGTTGCttgaatcaaattaaaatgaacatattctgtttttatcaacatcttAGACAGCATCCCAACTGTtctggaattggggttgtacaaCAGTTTTGTTACATTTGCACTTTGACAACATCAGCAAACGATTAACGTATTGTTCCATTTCAGTCATCAAGATTCCTGACCTGACACAATGGTGGCAAGTGTTTAGTCTCAAAGAGACGCTGTAACTTACCCTGATGAGGAGAGTCCAGAAAATACCTCGGATCagtgattcttgtgttgattggtTCGATCATACCGGTGATTCCTTCCTGTAAAAAGCAGTGGAATGTATTACTCCCCCTGGACTTGTTCTTTTCATTGTAGTAGAACAGCATGTATTCTTGTTGATGGcagttgggtgaagcaaaatttttattaaacaactgtgtttactctttttatatcataatgacagaaactacccaagaaatcaaaaattctgccagggtatgtatacttatgagcacaactgtatatttcATATGAACTTGAATCCTCAAATTCAAATCCAatgtattatttgaatcatttgaCCAACTGTATGCAGCAACCCAGTTTCAGTTCATTCATGCAGTTGAGTTTTTGTTCTCTTAGACCTTAAAGATCCTCCACCTTTGAAAGAATATCAGCAGCGTAAGTTAGGTTCTGTACAAAGATGGCTTCCATCTCCTTGGCAACCTCTGCTCTGTTCAAGCCCACAGGAATCCTCCCAGCCATCAGGTGGATCCTGTAAGATTCATCACAAATACTTTAAACACTAATCAAAATGTAGTGTTGACAATCAGCTTTGTATCTGCTACTGTACACACGTCTACTTAAAGATTGTTCATgtctcaaaggagctttaaagtaatgTGGATTTTTAAGATGCTGTTTGCATGGATTCAAATCTGCCAGGACTTCTCTTTTCTACATTAGGGGCAACATGTGTTTATGATACTCATGGTAAAACATGTCCAGTTTACAAAACACCATAGCTAACAGCAACAAACACTGATGGATAATTAATTTCCATCATGAGGACGTTGGTGCTAACTGTAGCACAGAATGATTAGAGGTTATCATGCTGAGAATTTCAAGTAATCGTGACAAATGCTGCCTTCAGATGGAACTTGTAAAGTCGTGAAGCCATGTGAATGAGTGGCTCTGCGTTCAAGGGGTAACACCAATACAAGGCAACGGCTGCATGAAGGCCAAAAGTTTGATCGTTGTCCTCCTTGCTTTATAAGTAGAAATGATAAAATTACAATTTTTTATATGTGATTAACTGCCGTATGGAGAAACAACAAACTCCTCTAGGTCTGGACACGCTCTTGTTGATTGCTTTAGGCAGGAAGTTGGGGTATAGACAGGTAGACTGGTATCACATCTGTCAGTTCTGGACTTCATCATAATCTGGAAAAAGAGACCCCCACCCACCCCAGGTCTTTGGCTACACTAGACAGAAGTGAAAAACGAGGGCATGATGGAACACGTCTCCCATCAGAAAATGGAGGCGCTAACCTATTCCaaataaacaagaaaaggtGTGAAAATGTCACGGGTACATTCAcacaagatgtttttttagtaCGACATCTTTGTGATCAGACCGTGAGCACTGATCTTCTCTTTAAACCAACCAAACCTccataaatcagctgacagacacaACAACATCACACCACTGTTCAGAGGAAGACTGAAGGAAGTCTGGAGTCaaaacatgtcaaggtaaacagaaaacacactggTCTATTAGCAACAACTGTCTTATTATAATATACAGAGTCTGACCACTGAACCTTTTTGGACTGCTCTATAAACCACGTGTGCTTATGACACCTATTGACCAATTAGCAATCCTGCGTTCATTTAATAATCctttctgtaaataatctgtagtcatctgtaaatatttagaaaatctaaatgaaattattcttattattactattaaaattgtaaaacttcacagctctgttagtttaacattgatCTTTggtattctgtaattgtttgttattttgtggTCCATTTCTATTTAGGCTTTAGCAATGATTACctatgttttccatgctaataaagccctttgacTCATGAGaataagagagtgagagagagagtgagagagagagagtgagagactcacttcaatataaagcactaaaaacccaagagctgaaccctgaaaactgtccccttagtcagctggtgaggaagctaatcagccagactccagtcagcactgatccaaaacacaaccaaatgaaactcatcatgaagcactccaaagatctgtatttagatcactggagaaaccaaacaaagacccaaagtagaatgaattgttatttgaccctaaaccgtgattctaaatgatctgaatatctgtacagtgtcagagatacaaaacaaagatgtatcctgaccaaatacaggctgagtgaccaccagctggctatagagacagggagatacaggcagacatggctgcccagagaggagcgtctatgtgctcactgctctacaggggacatagagacagagatgcacttcctcctccactgcagcaagttctcttctctaagagattcccactacagggacattactaacatggtaccaaacttcccaacattaaccccagaagagaaactgtcagttctcctgggggaagggtcagcagctcctctggctgctaaatatgtgtctgcctgtcacagcctgagggacgcaccatcccatggggtttgattttgggtggaggttttgtgagcgcgccgaatcgggtgaggacattgagatatgctgtataggtgacaccatcgttcattaatgcgtataaaatatgtaatatatggttgatatgtatgtgatgaatataatatgtaatgaatatggtgtgtgattaatgtatatatggtgagtgtaatgtgttgtgaatatatataatgtactgtatgaatttatgtgctttggcaataatatctcgttgttcatgccaataaagcaaatttgaatttgaattgaattgagtgagagagagagagagagagagagagagagagagagagagagagagagagagagagagagagagagagagagagagagagagagacactgtgCTGCAGCTGATCACTCTAGGCAGCATGCATGGTATTAAGTGACAACATCCCCCTTATCAAGTTAAAAAACACCAGTAGTCTGAATTTGGAAACAGCTTCAGAATACTGGACACTACAGCCTGTCGAATTTTGATCTTTTTtcattacaaaataataatatctgTTGAGACCGCTTTATGATATCTTTATAGACAGCTACCAGTGGAGTACATTTACtcgagtactgtacttaagtacagtttttgagtatctgttctttacttgagtattattttttggggaacttattactttgactttatttaaagacaaatctcatccttttgactcctctacatttctatcagtgctctagttactctctacttcagctgatgagtcttcttctctgaaatcagatcccaaagaccgtaaactgttggtgtccttgtgtttggtttgtctcagtggtgtagccgtacctgggttgagcgtagatcaaacgttcttcagatcagtgcgttcatttagtcgtggtgatgatggctatgactgaggaggatgatgattctctacctgagcaccacggccatattttaaacccacgtttgaggtttagaaataaagaatgcttaccacacaaacttcatcacagcctccaaaacatcagcatctaacctgagaaagcatgtggaggtctggagctaacacactgctttgattccagaggaacattgtaaacttgtctgtgcttgtagtaacttagtttagatttcatggtagactttgtagatatgaaatcatgttttctagataaacagaacggagcagaatgttcacccatgcattcttgactgacctcatgctttgtgaaaatacgtttagagatattttaaaaagtactttgaatacttcagtatttttaaaagaaagtactccaggactttaactcaagtcagaatctgactgaacaactttcacttgtattggagtaatgtttgaccaggaggaccCATACTTCAGAAGCTGTGTATTTCTGTAATACAGTGTAATTTAGCCATTTTGCAAACATTGCAAAAgttcaacctttttttaatcCCAGAAAGATGCCGAAATTTTAACCCATGCTTTTATCACAAGCTGCATCGactactgtaactccctttttactggtttgcccaaaaaatctctaaagaaactgcagcttgttcagaacgctgctgccagagttttaacacagaaaaagaaatgagaTCACATAACCCCTCTCCTTAAAACTCTACACTGCCTCCCTGtctcttttagaattgattttaaagttattttacttgtttttaaagcttttaacagcctcgctcctccatacatcactgatctcgtCATTTATTGTTCCAGCccaatcactgaggtcctcaaaTGCTTCCCTTTGAAATGTTCcccgtgtgtctcacacaaagagagagagctttctgttcttatgcccctaagctgtggaactctctgcctctggacattaagacggcgagctctctgggtgtttctAAAAGtgaacttaagacttacctttttaatctagcttttaatttggagtcatttatttttagccctggaccgcattatcaatattatttgaatcattaagATCATCAAGAAACTAAAATACTATTTCACATTTGCACTGTTATGAGTTAGAGAGAAGAAAGTACTGAATACTTTCATTTTAGAGGTCAAAGTTTCAGAATGGAAATGATGAATAATTATTGCCTCACCTTTTGCATTCCAGAGCTCTTGCAAACTTTAAAGCCAGATCAAGACTCTGTCTgaattcctcctctcttccaggCACTGCTCCAAGACCAAGATCCCCTGACTTAACATCTCCtgcatcacaaacaaacaaacaaacaaacacttacCCAGTAAAGAGGGATCTTATTCTCTCAGCCATCATCAGCAGCTCTATGACTACCCTTTAATAtctgctgtctgtctgacaCAGAGCATCTGTGTGAGTGTCCCATACTGTTTGTTTACCTGGCGGGGTGTTGATGAGGATCACCTCCACACCTGTGGCCTCCCTGGCCCTCTGGAGGTCCTGGAGGTCACAGTCGTACAGCCAGGCCGCCTCTACAGCCTGGAAGCCGGCCGAGGCAGCAGCATATAATCTCTGACTGAACTCTGGAAGCTCCGTGAATAACCAGGAGATGTTCGCACAGAACTTCAGAGAAGACATTCTTCGCTTTAAGGGCCAATGAACGAGCGTTCAGCGCGTGGACTGCACTTTTGCCCCAACATACCTGagtgaagctggctgtatgcACCTGATGCTGGAGCGGAAACCAGCGGGTCaacctttcaaaacaaaagtggaGACATGACTTTCtgttttaaaactgcagttctgtcAGTGTTAGGCCCTTATACCACGTGTAAATCATCATAAGCAAGGTAAgcttatttataaagcagcattcatacatagagcaattcagagtgctttacagagttaaaaacacaaaccagaacagtaacaatcaacagaaacacacagcaaacacttcaaacatttacattttatatgcggcctgttatgtttgatctactccctctccctctctgtgtatGTACTTATGTatcttaacgtacatagtaaataatgttgggtcttattatttattaatattaggagggattattatgaataatcagcccccttcactgctctgaagtctgtaacttgcagacacagaatcacaactgatctcgtTTTAACCGAAAAgaacctttaatcattcgatttatctcagaacttcttccaaaggattaagactcacacattgaatctgttctgtgtcgagtcgcagcatGAAGCTGGGTCAGGCCTACacccccgcagggtgcccgtatgcccaacatctaatagatccaatatcaggttcattccataacgccctaccttgtcagaaaatatccaatttaaaatatgactttaaacaaacatacgcatgaaaaaattaaatattttaaaatataagatcaagaaagaaagaaagtaaaattagttaaaatatttaattaaaactcagtttgttaaaataaatgaaaagtttTTAGTTACAGAAATCAAAACTAAGGTTGAAAAATGAATTTGCATCCATTATTGTAGCTAAAAAGAGGAAGGCTTTTTAGTCCCTTGGGTCTGTTTAGGAAGGATTATTTTAAATACCCTTTAATTAtcaattcatctcagaacttcttcccaaggatcaTCAGCCTTAGACTCAcatattgaatattttctgtgcCGAGTCACAGCCctaagctggctcagacctcaaTCCAATTGTAAAATctgacattaaatataaaaatctccaacttaaaaaaaaaaaaaaagattttaaatgacaaagttAAAAGGTAAAATTagttaaaaggtttaaaaatggaAGACAGTAATTACTGTTAATATCTTAGAAAGATTAGTCATAATTGTGACAAACTGTCggcaaaaataacaacattgtTCTTTGAGGTTTGCTTAGAAATATCTCGCTGCATTTCATACAGaatatttttattgtgttgCTTTGCaactttcagttttattttgaaaatactccCGGAAGTACCATGTTTAACCGTACTACTTGACGAAATGCAGAATTGTTATTGTCACATGACTGGTGTGGTGCTTCCTGCCTCTGTACAGCGCATGCGTGTTTGTTCTGTCAGCCGCTTGGTCTCAGTTCTCTGTAGATGTAGCCGAACacctcaggtgtgtgtgggcAGGGTTACAGTGATGGGAGAGTGAGCGCTGAACAAGCCACAGAGAGCATGTAGAAGCAGGGGCGGATCTAGCTCGTTAGTGCATCTGTGAGGGGCTCTGCTGATAGAGACTACTTTTAAAATTCACCGCtggaactttgtttt
The genomic region above belongs to Notolabrus celidotus isolate fNotCel1 chromosome 2, fNotCel1.pri, whole genome shotgun sequence and contains:
- the hyi gene encoding putative hydroxypyruvate isomerase, with translation MSSLKFCANISWLFTELPEFSQRLYAAASAGFQAVEAAWLYDCDLQDLQRAREATGVEVILINTPPGDVKSGDLGLGAVPGREEEFRQSLDLALKFARALECKRIHLMAGRIPVGLNRAEVAKEMEAIFVQNLTYAADILSKEGITGMIEPINTRITDPRYFLDSPHQAAAILEKVGKPNIKLQMDLFHWQIMDGNLTQNISKYFPIIGHVQIAQVPGRNEPDSAGELNYRYLLKTLENHKYQGYIGCEYKPLGSTNEGLGWMQDYCKPSK